CAACTCATACAGCCTCTTAAAATTCGTCCATACGCGCCTGCACTCTCAACAAATTCATCACGTTTTAAAAATCGCTCCATTGCCTCAATATTTTCCTCATTTCTATTTAAAACGCTTGTTACGACATTTATGTCCCTACGTCTTTGTGCTCCAAGATAAGTATTAGGGTCAATATGTAGCAATTTCTTATTGAGTGCCTTAAAGTCTTTGAGTCCCTCATTAATCCATTCTTTTCTGTTATATAAAAATCCCCTCTCCATTCTATCCATTGCATATTCCATATCTCGCATAATTTGTGTGAGCTGTTGATTTTGTGCCAAAAGACTGCACACACATAATCCTACAAACCACAAAGCCCTCATCTTACCTCCTCAAATAGTTTTGAACCAATCCGCACAAGATTTGCTCCATAAGCAATCGCTATTTCAAAATCCCCACTCATACCCATAGAGAGAATCTTCGCACCATTTGGCTTAAGAGAATCAAACACATCGCGCGTTAATTTGAAGCTACGCTCTATCAGTGCTCTATCATCGCTATGCGCTCCAATACTCATTATACCCTCAAGTTTGACATTTGGACAAGTAGCGCAAATTTGCTCATATATATCTTTGGCAGATTCTATGCTTACACCACTTTTGCTTGCCTCATTTGCCGCATTCACTTGAAGCAATGCGCGAATCTTTCGCTCTCCTAGTCGCTTTTGCACAGCATTAGCAAGCTTAAGGGAATCTAGGCTATGTAAAAGACTAGGTTGCAGGTTAAGAAGTGTATTGATTTTATTTTCTTGCAATGAGCCGATAAAATGCCACTCTATGGGCAAATCACTTAAAGATTCACTCTTAGTGCGTAAATCCTGCACTTTGTTTTCACCAAACGCTCTTTGCCCATATTCATAAAGAGCACGAATATGTGCTTCACTTTGGTATTTACTCACTGCCACAAGAGAAATGATTTGATGAGCATCATAGGCTAATCGGGCGCGTTCAATGCGGCGCAAAACCCTTTCAA
This DNA window, taken from Helicobacter sp. MIT 21-1697, encodes the following:
- a CDS encoding YggS family pyridoxal phosphate-dependent enzyme, with translation MLALNLERVLRRIERARLAYDAHQIISLVAVSKYQSEAHIRALYEYGQRAFGENKVQDLRTKSESLSDLPIEWHFIGSLQENKINTLLNLQPSLLHSLDSLKLANAVQKRLGERKIRALLQVNAANEASKSGVSIESAKDIYEQICATCPNVKLEGIMSIGAHSDDRALIERSFKLTRDVFDSLKPNGAKILSMGMSGDFEIAIAYGANLVRIGSKLFEEVR